One genomic window of Arachis hypogaea cultivar Tifrunner chromosome 8, arahy.Tifrunner.gnm2.J5K5, whole genome shotgun sequence includes the following:
- the LOC112706299 gene encoding receptor-like protein kinase 7, with translation MLPAPSSHHTLLLLFVSSLILAVNSDDRQLLLDFKSTLQSPNPNAFLSWTPDNSVCAFNGVTCDASNSVTGINLSNRSLTGVLDFHNLCRIQSLQTLELGFNSLHGKISDDIRNCTGLKFLDLGNNNFYGTFPDISPLNKLQYLFLNQSGFSGTFPWQSLLNMTDSLLQLSVGDNPFDLTPFPKEVVSLKKLNWLYLSNCSLGGKIPVGIGNLTELTELEFSDNFVTGELPGEIVNLKKLWQLTFYNNSLSGKLPFGFRNLTGLNYFDGSMNKLEGDLTEVKFLTNLVSFQLFENGFGGEIPKEIGEFKSLKALSLYRNKLIGEIPQRLGSWTEFDFVDVSENMLSGPIPPDMCKKGKMTALLVLQNKLTGSIPETYASCNTLNRFRVSNNSLSGSVPGGIWGLPNVDIIDIELNNLEGSVTSDIKSAKKLAQIYARKNRLSGQIPKEISEASLLVTIDLSENQVSGEIPDSIGELKQLGSLYLQKNELTGSIPKSIGSCTTLNDVDLSMNSLSGKIPSSLGSLPALNSLNMSRNQLSGEIPESLALLRLSLFDLSENRLTGEIPQALTIQAYNGSLAGNPGLCSVDLIGSFPRCSKDSGMSKGLRTLVVCIPIGLVVVMLCLALYLKKKNKKNVKCGGGERSLKEEYSWDVKSFHVLSFTENEILDSIKQENLIGKGGSGNVYRVILSNGKELAVKHIWNTDVDWRTKKSRSWSTGSGSGTPMLAGKRTRKSKEFDAEVQALSSIRHVNVVKLYCSITSEDSSLLVYEYLPNGSLWDKLHTGGKMELDWEIRYEIAVGSAKGLEYLHHSCERPVIHRDVKSSNILLDEFLKPRIADFGLAKIVQANVAKDSTQVIAGTHGYIAPEYGYTYKVNEKSDVYSFGVVLMELVTGKRPIEAEFGENKDIVSWVHSKAQNKEMFGSVVDARIPEMYKEEACKVLRTAVICTATLPAMRPTMRTVVQMLEDAEPCKLVGIVINKDGTQNKIRTNAK, from the exons ATGCTTCCCGCCCCTTCTTCCCACCAcactcttctccttctcttcgtTTCCTCATTAATCCTCGCCGTTAATTCTGACGATCGTCAACTCCTCCTCGACTTTAAGTCAACCCTTCAATCACCAAACCCCAACGCCTTCCTCTCATGGACCCCTGACAACTCCGTTTGCGCCTTCAACGGCGTTACGTGTGACGCTTCCAATTCCGTTACCGGAATCAACCTCTCCAACCGTTCCCTCACCGGCGTTCTTGATTTTCACAATCTCTGCCGCATCCAGTCTCTCCAGACTCTCGAGCTCGGTTTCAACTCTCTCCATGGAAAAATCTCCGACGACATCAGAAACTGCACCGGGCTCAAGTTCTTGGACCTTGGGAACAACAACTTCTACGGAACGTTCCCTGACATCTCACCGTTAAACAAACTGCAGTACCTGTTCTTGAACCAGAGCGGTTTCTCCGGAACTTTTCCATGGCAGTCACTGTTGAACATGACGGATTCTCTGTTACAGTTAAGCGTTGGTGATAACCCCTTCGATCTCACGCCATTTCCGAAAGAAGTTGTTAGTCTCAAGAAACTGAACTGGCTCTACCTTTCGAATTGTTCACTTGGAGGGAAAATTCCAGTCGGAATCGGCAACCTTACGGAGCTTACGGAACTGGAATTCTCCGATAACTTCGTCACCGGAGAGCTTCCCGGCGAGATCGTTAATCTGAAGAAGCTGTGGCAGCTGACGTTCTACAATAATTCCCTAAGCGGAAAGCTTCCCTTCGGTTTTCGCAACCTTACGGGACTAAACTACTTTGACGGTTCAATGAACAAACTGGAAGGCGATCTCACCGAGGTGAAGTTCTTAACCAATCTCGTTTCGTTTCAGCTCTTCGAAAACGGTTTCGGCGGTGAGATTCCGAAAGAGATCGGCGAATTCAAGAGCCTCAAGGCATTATCTCTGTATAGAAACAAATTAATTGGTGAAATCCCTCAGAGACTGGGTTCTTGGACGGAATTCGATTTCGTGGATGTTTCGGAGAACATGCTTTCGGGTCCGATTCCACCTGACATGTGCAAGAAGGGGAAAATGACTGCTCTGTTAGTGCTTCAGAACAAGCTCACCGGATCAATACCGGAAACCTACGCTTCCTGTAACACTCTTAACCGCTTCAGAGTCAGTAACAACTCGCTCTCCGGTTCCGTACCGGGAGGAATTTGGGGTCTTCCGAACGTAGATATCATAGATATTGAACTCAACAATCTAGAAGGTTCGGTTACCTCTGACATCAAGAGCGCTAAGAAACTGGCTCAGATATACGCCCGGAAGAATCGGTTATCCGGTCAGATACCAAAAGAGATTTCGGAAGCGAGTTTGTTAGTCACTATTGATCTCAGCGAGAATCAAGTTTCTGGTGAGATTCCAGATTCAATTGGAGAATTGAAACAACTCGGAAGCCTTTATTTACAGAAGAACGAGTTAACTGGATCGATACCTAAGTCTATAGGTTCTTGTACTACGCTAAACGACGTAGATTTATCGATGAACTCGCTCTCCGGCAAGATTCCTTCTTCGTTAGGATCTTTACCGGCTCTGAACTCGCTTAACATGTCTAGGAATCAACTGTCCGGCGAGATTCCGGAAAGTTTGGCGTTGCTGAGATTGAGCCTCTTTGACTTGTCGGAGAATAGGTTGACCGGGGAAATTCCTCAGGCTCTTACCATTCAAGCTTACAATGGTAGCCTCGCCGGAAACCCTGGACTCTGCAGTGTTGACTTGATCGGTTCATTCCCTCGGTGCTCTAAGGATTCTGGCATGTCAAAAGGTCTACGTACTCTTGTGGTTTGCATTCCAATTGGGTTGGTTGTAGTTATGCTCTGTTTGGCGCTttacttgaagaagaagaacaagaagaacgtGAAATGTGGAGGAGGAGAGCGTTCTCTTAAAGAGGAGTATTCATGGGACGTAAAATCCTTCCATGTTCTAAGCTTCACCGAAAACGAGATTCTTGATTCGATCAAGCAAGAGAATCTCATTGGAAAAGGAGGTTCAGGTAATGTTTACAGGGTGATATTGTCCAATGGAAAAGAGCTCGCTGTAAAGCATATATGGAATACCGATGTTGATTGGAGGACGAAGAAGTCGAGATCCTGGAGTACTGGTAGTGGCAGTGGAACGCCCATGCTGGCCGGAAAGCGCACTAGGAAGTCGAAGGAGTTTGATGCAGAGGTGCAGGCATTGAGCTCGATAAGGCATGTGAATGTGGTGAAGCTGTATTGTAGCATAACAAGTGAGGATTCTAGTCTTTTGGTGTATGAGTATTTGCCTAATGGAAGCTTGTGGGATAAGTTGCACACCGGTGGGAAGATGGAGCTTGATTGGGAGATAAGGTATGAGATTGCGGTTGGCTCGGCCAAGGGCTTGGAGTACTTGCATCACTCATGTGAGAGGCCTGTTATTCATCGGGATGTTAAGTCCAGTAACATCTTGCTTGATGAGTTCTTGAAGCCTCGGATTGCAGATTTTGGTTTGGCTAAGATTGTTCAAGCTAACGTTGCAAAGGATTCTACTCAAGTCATTGCTGGAACACATGGTTATATTGCTCCTG AATATGGCTACACTTATAAGGTGAATGAGAAGAGTGATGTGTACAGTTTTGGAGTTGTATTGATGGAGCTAGTGACAGGTAAAAGGCCAATTGAAGCAGAATTTGGTGAAAACAAAGACATAGTAAGCTGGGTCCATAGTAAAGCACAGAACAAAGAAATGTTCGGGAGTGTTGTGGATGCAAGAATTCCAGAGATGTAtaaagaagaagcttgcaaagtgTTAAGAACTGCAGTTATATGCACAGCAACTCTTCCAGCTATGAGGCCTACCATGAGAACAGTGGTTCAAATGCTTGAAGATGCGGAGCCATGTAAATTGGTTGGAATTGTCATAAACAAAGATGGCACTCAAAACAAAATCAGAACCAATGCCAAATAG